In a genomic window of Telopea speciosissima isolate NSW1024214 ecotype Mountain lineage chromosome 5, Tspe_v1, whole genome shotgun sequence:
- the LOC122663212 gene encoding uncharacterized protein LOC122663212: MEGCDGVRHDGRLNLQQVPFAQLRTAIRETWRLKESVDTIPIGKGFIIFRFLSESDMCSVWKRSPIKVGNQLMHFQRWRPDFKVNGNHQTRKLVWIRFPDLPYEYWHPDILVSLAKALGSPVALDRRTRERLADHFERVLVDIDISTEQVDEVMVERKRLGPSERYRFKQIIVYEDSLAHCGFCRRVGPSFNNYKDRVLAEKDKRPAREDGKEAAVVDEGWIGGRD; this comes from the coding sequence GCAGACTTAATCTGCAGCAAGTGCCGTTCGCACAGCTTCGCACTGCGATTAGGGAGACATGGAGATTGAAGGAGTCTGTGGATACTATCCCGATTGGCAAAGGATTCATTATCTTTAGATTCTTGTCTGAATCGGACATGTGTTCGGTTTGGAAAAGGAGTCCGATAAAGGTTGGAAATCAGCTTATGCACTTTCAAAGATGGCGGCCAGACTTCAAGGTCAATGGAAATCACCAGACTCGTAAACTGGTGTGGATTAGATTCCCAGATCTGCCATATGAGTACTGGCATCCGGATATTCTTGTGTCATTAGCTAAAGCATTGGGCTCCCCAGTAGCTTTGGATCGCCGCACTAGAGAAAGATTGGCTGACCACTTTGAGAGAGTGTTGGTCGACATTGACATCTCTACGGAACAGGTGGACGAGGTCATGGTGGAGCGCAAACGTTTGGGCCCTTCTGAACGTTACCGGTTCAAACAGATTATTGTCTATGAGGATAGTTTGGCGCATTGTGGTTTCTGTAGAAGGGTGGGCCCCTCTTTCAACAACTATAAAGATAGGGTGTTGGCGGAGAAGGATAAAAGGCCGGCCCGTGAGGATGGGAAGGAGGCTGCGGTCGTTGATGAGGGGTGGATCGGTGGAAGAGATTAG